In one Mucilaginibacter sp. PAMB04168 genomic region, the following are encoded:
- a CDS encoding sugar O-acetyltransferase encodes MKTEKEKMLSGEYYLANDPQLLKERTDCKRLLHQLNVTEYVVSDKTKAILAKLIPNAPASLYIEPPFHCDYGYNITCGENVYFNVNCVVLDVMEVKLGSNVFCAPGVQIYTATHPLDAEFRRSKENAEPVTIGDDCWIGGGAIICPGVTIGNRCVVGAGSVVTKDIPDDSLAVGNPAKVIRSLKK; translated from the coding sequence ATGAAGACCGAAAAAGAAAAAATGCTGTCGGGCGAGTATTACCTGGCCAATGATCCCCAACTTTTAAAAGAACGTACCGACTGCAAGCGCCTGCTGCATCAGCTCAATGTTACCGAGTATGTAGTGAGTGATAAAACCAAAGCTATTTTGGCTAAACTCATTCCCAATGCACCGGCAAGCCTTTATATCGAACCTCCCTTTCATTGCGATTATGGTTATAATATTACTTGTGGCGAGAATGTGTACTTCAACGTTAACTGCGTAGTGCTTGATGTAATGGAGGTGAAGTTAGGCTCGAACGTGTTTTGTGCACCGGGCGTACAAATTTATACCGCTACGCACCCGCTGGATGCCGAGTTTCGCCGGAGTAAAGAGAATGCCGAACCTGTTACCATAGGTGATGACTGCTGGATAGGTGGCGGCGCTATTATTTGCCCGGGTGTTACTATCGGGAATCGCTGTGTTGTAGGCGCAGGTTCGGTTGTTACAAAAGATATTCCGGATGACTCTTTAGCAGTAGGCAACCCGGCTAAGGTAATCAGGAGCTTAAAGAAGTAA
- the trpS gene encoding tryptophan--tRNA ligase: protein METVVSGIRSTGKLHLGNYYGAIQNFIKMQHEYNCYFFIADLHSLTTHPTPANLHGNVKQVLVEYLAAGIDPERATIYVQSDVPEVAELYLYLNMNAYLGELERATSFKDKVRANPDNVNAGLLTYPVLMAADIIIHKATKVPVGKDQEQHLEMARTFGNRFNRLYNTEYFPEPYAFNYSSNLVKIPGLDGKGKMGKSEGEGNAVYLSDSPEVIRKKVMKAVTDAGPTTENQEKPSEIQNLFDLMKVVSTTDTYEHFDGLYNTMQIRYGDLKKQLAEDMIIATAPIREKINDIANDQAYLRQVARYGAAKARESAQKTIREVREIIGFRNF from the coding sequence ATGGAAACTGTTGTTAGTGGTATTCGTTCAACCGGTAAACTGCATTTGGGTAACTATTATGGTGCTATCCAGAATTTTATTAAAATGCAGCACGAATACAATTGCTATTTTTTTATTGCCGACTTACACTCACTCACCACACACCCTACCCCTGCCAACCTGCATGGCAACGTAAAACAGGTGTTGGTAGAGTACCTGGCCGCAGGCATCGACCCTGAACGCGCCACTATATATGTACAAAGTGATGTACCCGAAGTAGCAGAGCTATACCTGTACCTTAACATGAACGCTTACCTGGGCGAGCTGGAACGAGCCACCTCATTTAAAGATAAGGTACGCGCCAACCCTGATAACGTTAACGCTGGTTTGCTTACCTATCCGGTGTTAATGGCAGCCGATATCATCATCCATAAAGCCACCAAAGTACCTGTGGGTAAAGACCAGGAGCAACACTTGGAAATGGCCCGCACGTTTGGCAATCGTTTTAACCGTTTATATAACACCGAATATTTCCCCGAGCCTTACGCTTTTAACTACAGCAGCAACCTGGTCAAAATCCCCGGATTGGACGGTAAGGGCAAAATGGGCAAATCGGAAGGCGAAGGTAACGCTGTTTACTTGTCAGACTCTCCGGAGGTGATTCGCAAAAAGGTAATGAAAGCTGTTACCGACGCCGGCCCAACTACCGAAAACCAGGAGAAGCCATCCGAAATTCAAAACCTATTCGATCTCATGAAGGTGGTATCAACTACGGATACTTATGAGCATTTTGACGGCTTATACAATACGATGCAAATACGTTACGGTGATTTAAAAAAACAACTGGCCGAAGATATGATTATAGCCACAGCGCCCATTCGCGAAAAAATAAATGATATAGCCAATGACCAGGCCTACCTACGCCAGGTAGCCCGCTACGGCGCCGCTAAAGCCCGCGAAAGTGCGCAAAAAACTATTAGAGAGGTACGGGAAATAATAGGATTCAGAAACTTTTAA
- the gatC gene encoding Asp-tRNA(Asn)/Glu-tRNA(Gln) amidotransferase subunit GatC: MQIDKDTVAKIAHLARLEVNEQETETLMTDMNKILDFMAKLNEVDTENVEPLIYMTDEVNTLREDVVKQEITHDEALLNAPQQDGKHFLVAKVIEQKR, from the coding sequence ATGCAAATTGATAAAGATACCGTTGCCAAAATAGCTCACCTGGCCAGGCTCGAAGTGAATGAGCAAGAAACCGAGACACTCATGACCGACATGAACAAAATCCTGGACTTTATGGCTAAGCTAAATGAGGTTGATACAGAAAACGTAGAGCCCCTGATTTACATGACCGACGAGGTAAATACCTTGCGCGAGGATGTGGTAAAGCAAGAAATAACGCACGACGAAGCGCTGCTAAACGCCCCTCAGCAAGACGGCAAGCACTTTTTGGTGGCTAAAGTTATTGAGCAGAAGAGGTAA
- a CDS encoding lysophospholipid acyltransferase family protein — MKKLLRKVHSHFYRYGVAFFYFLLWPFLFYFSRKPERYGSMNVFRRIWGLCSSSMAGIFYRFRFEEPLDWSKTYIICSNHTSNLDITAMSILVKSNFCFIGKEELLKNLVTKIFFKTIDIPVNRDSKMSSFRAFKSAAERLQQGMSMVIFPEGKIPDDYPPRLHEFKNGPFRLAIEHKVPIIPVTSLNTWKVLWDTGLELGSRPGICDVYVHKPIETANLTVDDADALRDEVYALINRKFESYAN, encoded by the coding sequence ATGAAAAAACTATTGAGGAAAGTACACAGTCATTTTTACCGCTATGGCGTGGCTTTTTTCTATTTTTTGTTATGGCCCTTTCTCTTTTACTTTTCGCGTAAGCCGGAGCGTTATGGCTCCATGAATGTGTTTCGCCGCATATGGGGTTTATGCAGCTCCTCAATGGCCGGTATTTTTTATCGGTTCCGGTTCGAGGAGCCTTTAGATTGGAGCAAAACTTACATCATTTGCTCAAACCACACCTCCAACCTGGATATTACGGCCATGAGCATACTGGTCAAAAGTAACTTCTGTTTTATTGGTAAAGAAGAGTTGCTGAAAAACCTCGTGACCAAAATATTTTTTAAAACCATTGATATACCGGTGAACCGAGACAGCAAGATGTCATCGTTCAGGGCGTTTAAAAGTGCGGCCGAGCGCTTGCAGCAAGGCATGAGCATGGTAATTTTTCCGGAGGGCAAAATACCTGATGATTACCCGCCCCGTTTGCATGAGTTTAAGAACGGGCCATTCAGGCTGGCCATTGAGCATAAGGTACCCATTATACCGGTAACATCCTTAAACACCTGGAAGGTACTTTGGGACACCGGTTTGGAACTGGGCAGCCGCCCGGGTATTTGTGATGTTTACGTGCATAAACCTATAGAAACCGCTAACCTTACCGTTGATGATGCTGATGCATTGCGCGATGAGGTATATGCCTTAATAAACCGTAAATTTGAAAGCTATGCAAATTGA
- a CDS encoding DUF58 domain-containing protein — protein sequence MAQLNNNQEIRQLANLELLARQVVEGFITGLHQSPFHGFSVEFAEHRLYNSGESVKNIDWKLFAKTDKLFVKQFEEETNLRSYLLLDTSSSMNFPEKGLSKLQFSVYAIASLMYLFKKQRDAFGLGLFADRIDWLSAARSTSTHMYYLFAELEKAYNQPRQGTQTNLSNVIHHIAENVHQRSMIIIFSDMLENSMDASKSQDLFAALQHLKYNKHEVIIFNVNDRRHELDFDFDNRPHHFVDMESGQEVKVHPGRVRESYRQALNQYRHELELKCAQYQVELVDANIDEGYNNLLKAYLVKRNKVI from the coding sequence ATGGCCCAGCTAAATAATAATCAGGAGATCCGTCAATTAGCCAACCTCGAGTTGCTGGCCCGCCAGGTGGTGGAGGGCTTCATTACCGGTTTACACCAAAGTCCGTTTCATGGTTTTTCTGTAGAGTTTGCCGAACACCGTTTGTATAACAGCGGCGAATCGGTGAAGAATATTGATTGGAAACTTTTTGCCAAAACCGATAAATTGTTTGTGAAACAATTTGAGGAGGAAACTAATCTGCGTAGCTACCTATTGCTAGATACTTCATCATCTATGAATTTTCCGGAAAAAGGTTTAAGCAAACTGCAGTTTTCAGTATATGCCATTGCCTCGTTAATGTACCTGTTCAAAAAACAGCGCGATGCCTTTGGGCTGGGTTTGTTTGCTGACAGGATTGACTGGTTGAGCGCGGCCCGTTCTACCTCCACACATATGTATTACCTGTTTGCGGAATTGGAGAAAGCTTACAATCAGCCCAGGCAAGGTACGCAAACCAATCTGAGCAATGTAATACACCACATTGCTGAGAATGTGCATCAGCGTTCCATGATTATAATTTTTAGCGACATGCTAGAGAACAGCATGGATGCCAGCAAAAGCCAGGACCTGTTTGCTGCATTGCAGCACCTTAAATACAACAAACACGAGGTAATCATATTCAACGTAAATGACCGTCGGCACGAGCTTGATTTTGACTTTGATAACCGACCACACCATTTTGTAGATATGGAAAGCGGGCAGGAAGTGAAGGTGCATCCGGGCAGGGTACGCGAAAGCTATCGCCAGGCCCTTAACCAATACCGGCATGAACTCGAACTGAAGTGTGCGCAATACCAGGTAGAGCTGGTTGATGCTAATATTGACGAAGGATATAATAACTTGCTGAAAGCTTATCTGGTGAAGCGTAACAAGGTGATTTGA
- a CDS encoding deoxynucleoside kinase encodes MHIAIVGNIGAGKTTLTSLLAKNYGWEPQYEAVDNNPYLEDFYKDMKRWSFNLQIYFLNSRFRQITDIQQSQKNIIQDRTIYEDAYIFAENLHDMDLMDTRDYDNYQSIFENITSFINPPDLLVYLKASIPKLVNNIHRRGREYEIGIRLDYLSKLNEKYEKWISGYKLGKLLIVDMDNLDFANNTEDLATIIERIEGEINGLF; translated from the coding sequence ATGCACATTGCAATTGTTGGAAATATAGGTGCGGGTAAAACTACCCTTACCAGTTTATTAGCTAAAAATTACGGTTGGGAACCACAGTACGAGGCGGTAGATAACAACCCCTATCTGGAAGATTTTTATAAGGATATGAAACGCTGGAGCTTTAACCTGCAAATATACTTCCTCAACAGCCGTTTCCGCCAGATTACTGATATACAGCAGAGCCAAAAAAATATTATCCAGGACCGTACCATTTATGAGGATGCCTACATCTTTGCCGAGAACCTGCACGATATGGACCTGATGGATACCCGCGATTATGATAATTACCAATCCATTTTTGAGAATATTACATCATTCATAAACCCGCCCGACCTGCTGGTTTATCTAAAGGCCTCCATACCTAAATTGGTTAATAATATACACCGTCGTGGCCGCGAGTACGAAATTGGCATCCGGTTGGATTATTTATCTAAATTGAACGAAAAATACGAAAAATGGATATCCGGTTATAAGTTGGGCAAACTACTCATTGTAGATATGGATAACCTCGATTTTGCCAATAACACCGAAGACCTGGCCACAATTATTGAACGCATTGAAGGCGAAATAAACGGATTGTTTTAG
- the trxA gene encoding thioredoxin, with translation MAVEITDANFEELVLKSDKPVLVDFWAEWCGPCRMVGPVVEEIAKEYDGQAIVGKVNVDNNPGVSMKFGIRNIPALLFFKNGEIVDKQIGAVPKSVLTDKLAKQLA, from the coding sequence ATGGCTGTAGAAATTACTGACGCTAACTTCGAAGAATTAGTGTTAAAATCAGATAAACCAGTTTTAGTTGACTTTTGGGCAGAGTGGTGTGGTCCTTGTCGTATGGTAGGCCCCGTAGTTGAAGAGATTGCTAAAGAATATGATGGTCAGGCCATTGTAGGAAAAGTAAACGTAGACAATAACCCCGGTGTGTCCATGAAGTTCGGCATCCGTAATATCCCCGCCTTGCTGTTCTTTAAAAACGGTGAGATCGTAGATAAACAAATTGGTGCAGTGCCTAAATCAGTATTAACCGATAAACTGGCTAAACAACTGGCCTAA